One Castanea sativa cultivar Marrone di Chiusa Pesio chromosome 4, ASM4071231v1 DNA window includes the following coding sequences:
- the LOC142630558 gene encoding uncharacterized protein LOC142630558 isoform X2 yields MPGNEVGDRVHNFFGQENLSQAQHHSQAIHGNWPGLNNNLLAGNQRQIGASFISNLKNYNVQQSGESERGDGSQSSRVPHGFNLTHSNQRPEFGRNLSQNQQTTLNGYVQGHHIFQTRQNEANFLGVDTEPDRNNLTSRGISTLESHRGGPELSKKNSSRLEASESPVNFDFFGQQQMSGQQPGMLQSLPRQQPGINEMQLLQQQLMLTQMQELQRQQQLQQLEARQQSSINQVSSLPKQTAPNHSAALINGIPINEASNYPWPPELVAGHPNWLQRGASPVMQGSSTGHMLSPEQGQALRLTGSVPQQVDQSLYGVPVSSTRSTPSQNFHVQMDKPALQQVSAGGNSFSGHQYATFPGQVSMPDETLASRQDFQGKNMFGPAAGQGLNSGLNLENSQQVNPQQRNASMQEFGGRQELAGSSETSQEKTLMQVAPSQSVSSLDPTEEKILFGSDDNLWDSFGKSTGGLNMLDGTDYFNGLPSLQSGSWSALMQSAVAETSSADIGLQEEWSGPTFGNSGPPAGAQQSLTLSDGSKQPVWADNNLQTASTMNSRPFPHPDDANRPTTSTNFFKVPGIQQSGPKNLHQQGDGLQNSSSHRTIPQFQEEGNRWLDRSPLQKHLAEGSHLFGNVVQSSGVEINPKSNSGSWTHQQNLSSYNSGGQPHNRPNGWNFTESLSPDSGALKHHDNEKSSQLTQASDHKGATHEEVGHGAVIWKTDSVPNSSVELEQAKSGGSLQVYREDSISNSVTAAPNLSTSRANQERSQQLQNNHNRNFWKDVDSPGNSKGSEVPGKYQHHLDKSPQILESSGTNGLDKGAVEMHETENSRKRENSSDSFRSNMSHHTSSGGLRENVWLDASDSRTGGKQKVSIQANRKPGARRFQYHPMGDVDVDADPLYGPRGNVNPQAMAQQVSQGLRAQEQVYIGQSRFAGHTDRNSMELEKGRLPGFQGDTKGLDEMPSKSMHPGYLPNSSAPFDKSVKSMHPGYLPNSSAPFDKSVGNYSPNKRASSSQNMLELLHKVDQSNELGIRTHNSSSDQYMSSEMPEAETSDGSVGHLQQNPSSATQGFGLQLAPPSQRLPIPDRAMSSQSSSQTVIGSAHVASGTGDKGNAWLSSAASVQSLPSSCESSQGEFRNNVSVSLGQPSNKPSHYNVQGNFSSAFTSGSPFSRSHLQGQHIASGQVLSNQSVNISLDRIASQSKQRDESGERAQAVQSALASAPDMSTSTPQNNLTCSAEMSRPSGADQTHSRDPGQQTPALEAMPVSLPSVTPGMSQPGAFSKMQPNVWNSVSTQQRLLGVHPSKAPANFFRTHFQPDNNSGSLKLDGQDAQKRGNGPSGFSASSINSQAFAGKEQPMKGSPGQQVSAENIDPVEKASSVSQGKESAAKHVSDSSHSNAAATQREIADFGSTLNQNNVMNQNYSLLHQVQAMKGAEIDPSNRSVKRFKGPDGGVDVQQVAPKGGQQLSYGYNSMTRDASIDNSAGPSGDSKMLSFSAKPGESRDMNASSQDMLAFTQNNSHNLSSNNATAVRAEHSQISPQMAPSWFDQYGTFKNGQMLPTYDVRKKALEQPFIIGKPSDSLLAHNSVEQVNAAADASHPGNVQQSSTSTSMANDQFSSPHLLPPDVPDQSLVVVRPKKRKSATSELIPWHKELTEGPQRLQNISTAELIWAQAANRLIEKVEDEAEVVEDGLQMLRLKRRLILTKQLMQQLLRPPPAALLSADASSHYESVAYFVARSALGDACSATFCSGRDTLLPLDNRNLLSEKLRTSGRIDDRYFAKVVEDFIGEVRKLENDLLRLENKASILDLRVECQDLEKFSVINRFAKFHGRGQVDGAETSASSDTATNAQKPQRYVTALPMPRNLPDRVQCLSL; encoded by the exons ATGCCTGGCAACGAAGTTGGAGACAGGGTCCACAATTTCTTTGGCCAAGAGAACTTGTCACAGGCCCAGCATCATTCACAGGCTATTCATGGGAACTGGCCTGGGTTAAATAACAATCTGTTGGCTGGAAACCAAAGACAGATTGGTGCGTCTTTTATTTCCAATTTAAAGAATTACAATGTACAGCAATCAG GAGAGTCTGAGAGGGGAGATGGAAGTCAGTCTTCACGAGTGCCACATGGTTTCAACTTAACACATTCAAATCAGAGGCCTGAGTTTGGAAGAAATTTGTCTCAGAACCAACAGACAACTTTGAATGGCTATGTGCAAGGGCATCATATTTTCCAGACAAGGCAGAATGAAGCGAACTTTTTGGGAGTGGATACAGAACCTGATCGGAATAATTTGACATCAAGAGGCATATCTACTCTTGAGTCACATCGGGGGGGTCCTGAGCTTAGTAAGAAAAATTCATCAAGGCTGGAAGCTTCTGAATCTCCagttaattttgatttttttggccAACAGCAAATGAGTGGCCAGCAGCCTGGCATGCTGCAATCTTTGCCAAGGCAGCAGCCGGGGATCAATGAAATGCAGCTACTACAGCAACAATTAATGCTCACACAAATGCAAGAACTTCAGAGGCAGCAACAACTTCAGCAACTAGAGGCAAGGCAGCAAAGTTCTATAAATCAGGTTTCCTCTCTCCCAAAACAGACAGCTCCCAACCATTCAGCAGCCCTAATCAATGGTATTCCTATAAATGAGGCATCTAATTATCCATGGCCACCGGAGCTTGTGGCTGGTCACCCAAACTGGCTGCAGCGTGGTGCATCTCCAGTTATGCAAGGATCTTCTACTGGACATATGTTATCCCCTGAGCAAGGCCAGGCACTACGTCTGACGGGATCCGTTCCTCAACAGGTTGATCAATCTCTTTATGGGGTTCCTGTTTCTAGCACAAGAAGCACtccaagtcaaaattttcatgttCAAATGGATAAGCCTGCATTGCAGCAGGTATCAGCTGGTGGTAATTCCTTTTCAGGTCATCAATATGCTACATTTCCTGGTCAGGTTAGCATGCCAGATGAAACTCTGGCTTCCAGACAAGACTTTCAAGGGAAAAATATGTTTGGCCCTGCTGCTGGTCAAGGTTTAAACAGTGGACTTAATTTGGAAAACTCGCAGCAAGTGAATCCCCAGCAAAGAAATGCATCCATGCAAGAATTTGGTGGGAGGCAAGAGCTAGCTGGATCTTCAGAAACGTCACAAGAGAAAACACTGATGCAGGTTGCGCCTTCACAGAGCGTCTCTTCCTTAGATCCAACTGAAGAAAAGATTTTGTTTGGTTCTGATGACAATCTGTGGGATTCCTTTGGCAAGAGCACAGGGGGCTTAAATATGTTGGATGGTACAGATTATTTTAACGGACTTCCTTCACTGCAAAGTGGGAGTTGGAGTGCTCTTATGCAGTCTGCTGTAGCTGAAACTTCTAGTGCTGATATAGGGCTTCAGGAAGAGTGGAGTGGCCCAACGTTTGGGAACAGTGGACCTCCAGCTGGGGCTCAGCAGTCCTTAACCCTTAGTGATGGTAGCAAACAGCCAGTCTGGGCTGATAATAACTTGCAGACTGCTTCGACAATGAATTCTAGACCTTTTCCCCATCCTGATGATGCCAATAGGCCCACTAcaagtacaaatttttttaaagttccaGGAATTCAGCAATCAGGGCCCAAAAATTTACATCAACAGGGTGATGGGTTGCAGAATAGTTCTTCTCATAGAACTATTCCACAGTTTCAGGAAGAAGGAAACAGATGGTTGGATCGTAGCCCTCTACAAAAGCATCTTGCTGAAGGTAGCCATCTTTTTGGAAATGTTGTTCAGTCTTCAGGTGTTGAAATAAATCCCAAGAGTAATTCAGGTTCTTGGACCCATCAGCAAAACTTATCTTCTTACAATAGTGGTGGCCAGCCACACAATAGACCAAACGGTTGGAACTTTACTGAATCTTTGTCACCTGATAGTGGTGCTTTGAAACATCATGATAATGAAAAATCATCTCAATTGACTCAGGCTAGTGATCATAAGGGGGCTACACATGAGGAAGTTGGTCATGGTGCTGTTATATGGAAGACTGATTCTGTTCCTAATTCATCTGTTGAACTAGAACAGGCAAAATCTGGAGGTAGCCTGCAGGTCTACAGGGAAGATTCAATTTCTAATAGTGTTACTGCAGCACCTAATTTAAGCACTTCAAGGGCCAACCAGGAAAGAAGCCAACAGCTTCAAAACAATCATAATCGTAATTTCTGGAAAGATGTTGATTCTCCAGGAAACTCTAAAGGAAGTGAGGTTCCAGGGAAATATCAGCACCATCTCGATAAGAGCCCTCAAATTTTGGAGTCATCAGGAACTAATGGCTTGGACAAGGGAGCAGTTGAAATGCATGAAACGGAGAACTcgagaaaaagagagaactcAAGTGATAGTTTTCGCTCTAACATGTCTCATCATACTTCCAGTGGTGGTTTGAGAGAGAATGTTTGGTTAGATGCTAGTGATTCCCGAACTGGGGGCAAACAAAAGGTATCTATTCAGGCTAATCGAAAACCTGGAGCTCGCAGATTCCAGTATCATCCAATGGGGGATGTGGATGTTGATGCGGATCCTTTGTATGGCCCAAGAGGTAATGTGAATCCACAGGCCATGGCTCAGCAGGTTTCTCAAGGATTGAGAGCCCAAGAACAGGTGTATATTGGCCAGTCAAGATTTGCTGGTCACACAGATAGAAATTCTATGGAATTGGAGAAG GGCCGTTTACCTGGTTTTCAGGGTGACACAAAAGGCTTAGATGAGATGCCTTCGAAAAGTATGCATCCTGGGTATCTTCCTAATTCGTCTGCTCCCTTTGACAAGTCTGTGAAAAGTATGCATCCTGGGTATCTTCCTAATTCGTCTGCTCCCTTTGACAAGTCTGTGGGTAATTATTCCCCTAACAAGAGAGCTTCATCAAG TCAAAATATGCTTGAGCTTCTTCACAAGGTGGATCAATCAAATGAACTTGGCATCAGAACACATAATAGCTCTTCTGACCAGTATATGTCTTCTGAGATGCCTGAAGCGGAAACTTCTGATGGATCTGTTGGTCATCTTCAGCAAAATCCGTCTTCTGCAACTCAAGGTTTTGGTTTACAGTTAGCCCCTCCATCTCAAAGGTTGCCAATTCCTGACCGTGCCATGTCTTCCCAGAGCTCCTCACAAACAGTAATTGGTTCAGCTCATGTTGCTTCTGGGACTGGAGATAAGGGTAATGCGTGGTTGTCTTCCGCAGCCTCTGTTCAATCTTTGCCATCTTCCTGTGAATCATCTCAGGGTGAATTTAGGAATAATGTTTCTGTTAGTTTAGGACAACCTAGCAATAAACCCTCACATTACAATGTTCAGGGAAATTTTTCTTCAGCTTTCACATCTGGTTCTCCTTTCTCAAGAAGTCATCTGCAGGGTCAGCACATTGCAAGTGGACAAGTATTGTCGAATCAATCTGTGAACATATCTTTAGATAGGATTGCTTCCCAATCAAAACAGAGAGATGAATCTGGGGAGAGAGCTCAAGCTGTTCAATCTGCACTGGCATCGGCACCAGATATGTCTACAAGTACTCCACAAAATAACCTTACTTGTTCTGCAGAGATGTCCCGGCCTAGTGGTGCAGACCAAACCCATTCAAGAGATCCAGGCCAACAAACCCCGGCTTTGGAAGCCATGCCAGTCTCTCTGCCTTCTGTTACACCTGGCATGTCTCAACCGGGTGCCTTTTCAAAAATGCAACCTAATGTCTGGAATAGTGTTTCTACCCAGCAACGATTATTAGGTGTTCATCCATCCAAGGCTCCTGCAAATTTTTTTAGGACTCACTTTCAGCCAGATAACAATTCTGGATCTCTAAAGCTTGATGGTCAAGATGCCCAGAAACGAGGGAATGGTCCATCTGGATTCAGTGCAAGTTCTATAAATTCTCAAGCCTTTGCTGGGAAAGAGCAGCCTATGAAAGGAAGCCCTGGGCAGCAAGTTTCAGCTGAGAATATTGATCCTGTTGAAAAGGCATCAAGTGTTTCACAGGGGAAGGAATCTGCTGCAAAGCATGTTTCTGATTCATCTCATTCAAATGCTGCTGCTACCCAAAGAGAAATTGCAGATTTTGGCAGTACTTTAAACCAAAATAATGTTATGAATCAAAATTACTCCTTATTGCATCAAGTACAAGCCATGAAAGGTGCCGAGATCGATCCAAGTAATCGTAGTGTGAAGAGATTTAAAGGTCCAGATGGTGGTGTGGATGTGCAACAGGTAGCACCTAAAGGAGGACAGCAATTATCATATGGATACAATAGCATGACAAGAGATGCATCAATTGATAATAGTGCAGGTCCATCTGGAGATTCTAAGATGCTAAGCTTTTCAGCTAAGCCAGGGGAAAGTCGGGATATGAATGCATCTTCTCAGGATATGCTTGCATTTACACAGAACAATTCTCATAATTTATCCAGTAATAATGCTACTGCTGTTCGAGCTGAGCATTCTCAGATTAGTCCTCAGATGGCACCATCATGGTTTGACCAGTATGGAACCTTTAAAAATGGACAGATGCTGCCAACATATGATGTGCGGAAAAAGGCTTTGGAGCAGCCTTTCATTATTGGAAAGCCATCTGACAGTTTGCTTGCTCATAATTCTGTGGAGCAAGTTAATGCTGCTGCCGATGCTAGTCATCCTGGTAATGTCCAGCAAAGTTCTACCTCCACATCAATGGCAAATGATCAGTTCTCATCCCCTCATTTATTGCCTCCTGATGTCCCTGATCAAAGCCTGGTTGTTGTGAGACCCAAGAAGCGTAAAAGTGCTACGTCGGAACTTATACCATGGCATAAGGAACTAACAGAGGGTCCCCAAAGGCTCCAGAATATCAG CACGGCAGAATTAATCTGGGCCCAAGCAGCAAATCGACTGATTGAGAAG gtggaagatgaagcTGAAGTAGTTGAAGATGGACTCCAGATGCTTAGGCTGAAAAGAAGGCTTATTTTGACAAAGCAGCTTATGCAGCAACTGCTTCGCCCTCCTCCAGCAGCCCTTCTATCTGCAGATGCTAGCTCACACTATGAGAGTGTGGCTTACTTTGTTGCTAGATCAGCCTTAGGGGATGCATGCAGTGCAACCTTTTGCTCTGGAAGGGATACCCTTTTGCCTCTTGACAACAGAAACCT CCTGTCCGAGAAGCTTAGAACATCTGGGAGAATTGATGATCGATACTTCGCGAAGGTTGTGGAAGACTTTATTGGCGAAGTGAGGAAGCTGGAAAATGATCTGTTGAG ACTGGAGAATAAAGCCTCAATATTAGACTTGAGAGTGGAATGCCAGGATCTGGAGAAGTTTTCTGTCATCAATCGTTTTGCTAAATTCCATGGCCGGGGGCAAGTTGATGGTGCCGAGACCTCAGCGTCCTCCGATACAGCTACAAATGCCCAGAAACCCCAAAGATATGTTACTGCACTCCCAATGCCTAGGAATCTCCCAGACAGGGTACAATGTCTTTCACTTTGa
- the LOC142630558 gene encoding uncharacterized protein LOC142630558 isoform X1 has protein sequence MPGNEVGDRVHNFFGQENLSQAQHHSQAIHGNWPGLNNNLLAGNQRQIGASFISNLKNYNVQQSGESERGDGSQSSRVPHGFNLTHSNQRPEFGRNLSQNQQTTLNGYVQGHHIFQTRQNEANFLGVDTEPDRNNLTSRGISTLESHRGGPELSKKNSSRLEASESPVNFDFFGQQQMSGQQPGMLQSLPRQQPGINEMQLLQQQLMLTQMQELQRQQQLQQLEARQQSSINQVSSLPKQTAPNHSAALINGIPINEASNYPWPPELVAGHPNWLQRGASPVMQGSSTGHMLSPEQGQALRLTGSVPQQVDQSLYGVPVSSTRSTPSQNFHVQMDKPALQQVSAGGNSFSGHQYATFPGQVSMPDETLASRQDFQGKNMFGPAAGQGLNSGLNLENSQQVNPQQRNASMQEFGGRQELAGSSETSQEKTLMQVAPSQSVSSLDPTEEKILFGSDDNLWDSFGKSTGGLNMLDGTDYFNGLPSLQSGSWSALMQSAVAETSSADIGLQEEWSGPTFGNSGPPAGAQQSLTLSDGSKQPVWADNNLQTASTMNSRPFPHPDDANRPTTSTNFFKVPGIQQSGPKNLHQQGDGLQNSSSHRTIPQFQEEGNRWLDRSPLQKHLAEGSHLFGNVVQSSGVEINPKSNSGSWTHQQNLSSYNSGGQPHNRPNGWNFTESLSPDSGALKHHDNEKSSQLTQASDHKGATHEEVGHGAVIWKTDSVPNSSVELEQAKSGGSLQVYREDSISNSVTAAPNLSTSRANQERSQQLQNNHNRNFWKDVDSPGNSKGSEVPGKYQHHLDKSPQILESSGTNGLDKGAVEMHETENSRKRENSSDSFRSNMSHHTSSGGLRENVWLDASDSRTGGKQKVSIQANRKPGARRFQYHPMGDVDVDADPLYGPRGNVNPQAMAQQVSQGLRAQEQVYIGQSRFAGHTDRNSMELEKGRLPGFQGDTKGLDEMPSKSMHPGYLPNSSAPFDKSVKSMHPGYLPNSSAPFDKSVGNYSPNKRASSSQNMLELLHKVDQSNELGIRTHNSSSDQYMSSEMPEAETSDGSVGHLQQNPSSATQGFGLQLAPPSQRLPIPDRAMSSQSSSQTVIGSAHVASGTGDKGNAWLSSAASVQSLPSSCESSQGEFRNNVSVSLGQPSNKPSHYNVQGNFSSAFTSGSPFSRSHLQGQHIASGQVLSNQSVNISLDRIASQSKQRDESGERAQAVQSALASAPDMSTSTPQNNLTCSAEMSRPSGADQTHSRDPGQQTPALEAMPVSLPSVTPGMSQPGAFSKMQPNVWNSVSTQQRLLGVHPSKAPANFFRTHFQPDNNSGSLKLDGQDAQKRGNGPSGFSASSINSQAFAGKEQPMKGSPGQQVSAENIDPVEKASSVSQGKESAAKHVSDSSHSNAAATQREIADFGSTLNQNNVMNQNYSLLHQVQAMKGAEIDPSNRSVKRFKGPDGGVDVQQVAPKGGQQLSYGYNSMTRDASIDNSAGPSGDSKMLSFSAKPGESRDMNASSQDMLAFTQNNSHNLSSNNATAVRAEHSQISPQMAPSWFDQYGTFKNGQMLPTYDVRKKALEQPFIIGKPSDSLLAHNSVEQVNAAADASHPGNVQQSSTSTSMANDQFSSPHLLPPDVPDQSLVVVRPKKRKSATSELIPWHKELTEGPQRLQNISSTFYSTAELIWAQAANRLIEKVEDEAEVVEDGLQMLRLKRRLILTKQLMQQLLRPPPAALLSADASSHYESVAYFVARSALGDACSATFCSGRDTLLPLDNRNLLSEKLRTSGRIDDRYFAKVVEDFIGEVRKLENDLLRLENKASILDLRVECQDLEKFSVINRFAKFHGRGQVDGAETSASSDTATNAQKPQRYVTALPMPRNLPDRVQCLSL, from the exons ATGCCTGGCAACGAAGTTGGAGACAGGGTCCACAATTTCTTTGGCCAAGAGAACTTGTCACAGGCCCAGCATCATTCACAGGCTATTCATGGGAACTGGCCTGGGTTAAATAACAATCTGTTGGCTGGAAACCAAAGACAGATTGGTGCGTCTTTTATTTCCAATTTAAAGAATTACAATGTACAGCAATCAG GAGAGTCTGAGAGGGGAGATGGAAGTCAGTCTTCACGAGTGCCACATGGTTTCAACTTAACACATTCAAATCAGAGGCCTGAGTTTGGAAGAAATTTGTCTCAGAACCAACAGACAACTTTGAATGGCTATGTGCAAGGGCATCATATTTTCCAGACAAGGCAGAATGAAGCGAACTTTTTGGGAGTGGATACAGAACCTGATCGGAATAATTTGACATCAAGAGGCATATCTACTCTTGAGTCACATCGGGGGGGTCCTGAGCTTAGTAAGAAAAATTCATCAAGGCTGGAAGCTTCTGAATCTCCagttaattttgatttttttggccAACAGCAAATGAGTGGCCAGCAGCCTGGCATGCTGCAATCTTTGCCAAGGCAGCAGCCGGGGATCAATGAAATGCAGCTACTACAGCAACAATTAATGCTCACACAAATGCAAGAACTTCAGAGGCAGCAACAACTTCAGCAACTAGAGGCAAGGCAGCAAAGTTCTATAAATCAGGTTTCCTCTCTCCCAAAACAGACAGCTCCCAACCATTCAGCAGCCCTAATCAATGGTATTCCTATAAATGAGGCATCTAATTATCCATGGCCACCGGAGCTTGTGGCTGGTCACCCAAACTGGCTGCAGCGTGGTGCATCTCCAGTTATGCAAGGATCTTCTACTGGACATATGTTATCCCCTGAGCAAGGCCAGGCACTACGTCTGACGGGATCCGTTCCTCAACAGGTTGATCAATCTCTTTATGGGGTTCCTGTTTCTAGCACAAGAAGCACtccaagtcaaaattttcatgttCAAATGGATAAGCCTGCATTGCAGCAGGTATCAGCTGGTGGTAATTCCTTTTCAGGTCATCAATATGCTACATTTCCTGGTCAGGTTAGCATGCCAGATGAAACTCTGGCTTCCAGACAAGACTTTCAAGGGAAAAATATGTTTGGCCCTGCTGCTGGTCAAGGTTTAAACAGTGGACTTAATTTGGAAAACTCGCAGCAAGTGAATCCCCAGCAAAGAAATGCATCCATGCAAGAATTTGGTGGGAGGCAAGAGCTAGCTGGATCTTCAGAAACGTCACAAGAGAAAACACTGATGCAGGTTGCGCCTTCACAGAGCGTCTCTTCCTTAGATCCAACTGAAGAAAAGATTTTGTTTGGTTCTGATGACAATCTGTGGGATTCCTTTGGCAAGAGCACAGGGGGCTTAAATATGTTGGATGGTACAGATTATTTTAACGGACTTCCTTCACTGCAAAGTGGGAGTTGGAGTGCTCTTATGCAGTCTGCTGTAGCTGAAACTTCTAGTGCTGATATAGGGCTTCAGGAAGAGTGGAGTGGCCCAACGTTTGGGAACAGTGGACCTCCAGCTGGGGCTCAGCAGTCCTTAACCCTTAGTGATGGTAGCAAACAGCCAGTCTGGGCTGATAATAACTTGCAGACTGCTTCGACAATGAATTCTAGACCTTTTCCCCATCCTGATGATGCCAATAGGCCCACTAcaagtacaaatttttttaaagttccaGGAATTCAGCAATCAGGGCCCAAAAATTTACATCAACAGGGTGATGGGTTGCAGAATAGTTCTTCTCATAGAACTATTCCACAGTTTCAGGAAGAAGGAAACAGATGGTTGGATCGTAGCCCTCTACAAAAGCATCTTGCTGAAGGTAGCCATCTTTTTGGAAATGTTGTTCAGTCTTCAGGTGTTGAAATAAATCCCAAGAGTAATTCAGGTTCTTGGACCCATCAGCAAAACTTATCTTCTTACAATAGTGGTGGCCAGCCACACAATAGACCAAACGGTTGGAACTTTACTGAATCTTTGTCACCTGATAGTGGTGCTTTGAAACATCATGATAATGAAAAATCATCTCAATTGACTCAGGCTAGTGATCATAAGGGGGCTACACATGAGGAAGTTGGTCATGGTGCTGTTATATGGAAGACTGATTCTGTTCCTAATTCATCTGTTGAACTAGAACAGGCAAAATCTGGAGGTAGCCTGCAGGTCTACAGGGAAGATTCAATTTCTAATAGTGTTACTGCAGCACCTAATTTAAGCACTTCAAGGGCCAACCAGGAAAGAAGCCAACAGCTTCAAAACAATCATAATCGTAATTTCTGGAAAGATGTTGATTCTCCAGGAAACTCTAAAGGAAGTGAGGTTCCAGGGAAATATCAGCACCATCTCGATAAGAGCCCTCAAATTTTGGAGTCATCAGGAACTAATGGCTTGGACAAGGGAGCAGTTGAAATGCATGAAACGGAGAACTcgagaaaaagagagaactcAAGTGATAGTTTTCGCTCTAACATGTCTCATCATACTTCCAGTGGTGGTTTGAGAGAGAATGTTTGGTTAGATGCTAGTGATTCCCGAACTGGGGGCAAACAAAAGGTATCTATTCAGGCTAATCGAAAACCTGGAGCTCGCAGATTCCAGTATCATCCAATGGGGGATGTGGATGTTGATGCGGATCCTTTGTATGGCCCAAGAGGTAATGTGAATCCACAGGCCATGGCTCAGCAGGTTTCTCAAGGATTGAGAGCCCAAGAACAGGTGTATATTGGCCAGTCAAGATTTGCTGGTCACACAGATAGAAATTCTATGGAATTGGAGAAG GGCCGTTTACCTGGTTTTCAGGGTGACACAAAAGGCTTAGATGAGATGCCTTCGAAAAGTATGCATCCTGGGTATCTTCCTAATTCGTCTGCTCCCTTTGACAAGTCTGTGAAAAGTATGCATCCTGGGTATCTTCCTAATTCGTCTGCTCCCTTTGACAAGTCTGTGGGTAATTATTCCCCTAACAAGAGAGCTTCATCAAG TCAAAATATGCTTGAGCTTCTTCACAAGGTGGATCAATCAAATGAACTTGGCATCAGAACACATAATAGCTCTTCTGACCAGTATATGTCTTCTGAGATGCCTGAAGCGGAAACTTCTGATGGATCTGTTGGTCATCTTCAGCAAAATCCGTCTTCTGCAACTCAAGGTTTTGGTTTACAGTTAGCCCCTCCATCTCAAAGGTTGCCAATTCCTGACCGTGCCATGTCTTCCCAGAGCTCCTCACAAACAGTAATTGGTTCAGCTCATGTTGCTTCTGGGACTGGAGATAAGGGTAATGCGTGGTTGTCTTCCGCAGCCTCTGTTCAATCTTTGCCATCTTCCTGTGAATCATCTCAGGGTGAATTTAGGAATAATGTTTCTGTTAGTTTAGGACAACCTAGCAATAAACCCTCACATTACAATGTTCAGGGAAATTTTTCTTCAGCTTTCACATCTGGTTCTCCTTTCTCAAGAAGTCATCTGCAGGGTCAGCACATTGCAAGTGGACAAGTATTGTCGAATCAATCTGTGAACATATCTTTAGATAGGATTGCTTCCCAATCAAAACAGAGAGATGAATCTGGGGAGAGAGCTCAAGCTGTTCAATCTGCACTGGCATCGGCACCAGATATGTCTACAAGTACTCCACAAAATAACCTTACTTGTTCTGCAGAGATGTCCCGGCCTAGTGGTGCAGACCAAACCCATTCAAGAGATCCAGGCCAACAAACCCCGGCTTTGGAAGCCATGCCAGTCTCTCTGCCTTCTGTTACACCTGGCATGTCTCAACCGGGTGCCTTTTCAAAAATGCAACCTAATGTCTGGAATAGTGTTTCTACCCAGCAACGATTATTAGGTGTTCATCCATCCAAGGCTCCTGCAAATTTTTTTAGGACTCACTTTCAGCCAGATAACAATTCTGGATCTCTAAAGCTTGATGGTCAAGATGCCCAGAAACGAGGGAATGGTCCATCTGGATTCAGTGCAAGTTCTATAAATTCTCAAGCCTTTGCTGGGAAAGAGCAGCCTATGAAAGGAAGCCCTGGGCAGCAAGTTTCAGCTGAGAATATTGATCCTGTTGAAAAGGCATCAAGTGTTTCACAGGGGAAGGAATCTGCTGCAAAGCATGTTTCTGATTCATCTCATTCAAATGCTGCTGCTACCCAAAGAGAAATTGCAGATTTTGGCAGTACTTTAAACCAAAATAATGTTATGAATCAAAATTACTCCTTATTGCATCAAGTACAAGCCATGAAAGGTGCCGAGATCGATCCAAGTAATCGTAGTGTGAAGAGATTTAAAGGTCCAGATGGTGGTGTGGATGTGCAACAGGTAGCACCTAAAGGAGGACAGCAATTATCATATGGATACAATAGCATGACAAGAGATGCATCAATTGATAATAGTGCAGGTCCATCTGGAGATTCTAAGATGCTAAGCTTTTCAGCTAAGCCAGGGGAAAGTCGGGATATGAATGCATCTTCTCAGGATATGCTTGCATTTACACAGAACAATTCTCATAATTTATCCAGTAATAATGCTACTGCTGTTCGAGCTGAGCATTCTCAGATTAGTCCTCAGATGGCACCATCATGGTTTGACCAGTATGGAACCTTTAAAAATGGACAGATGCTGCCAACATATGATGTGCGGAAAAAGGCTTTGGAGCAGCCTTTCATTATTGGAAAGCCATCTGACAGTTTGCTTGCTCATAATTCTGTGGAGCAAGTTAATGCTGCTGCCGATGCTAGTCATCCTGGTAATGTCCAGCAAAGTTCTACCTCCACATCAATGGCAAATGATCAGTTCTCATCCCCTCATTTATTGCCTCCTGATGTCCCTGATCAAAGCCTGGTTGTTGTGAGACCCAAGAAGCGTAAAAGTGCTACGTCGGAACTTATACCATGGCATAAGGAACTAACAGAGGGTCCCCAAAGGCTCCAGAATATCAG TTCTACATTTTACAGCACGGCAGAATTAATCTGGGCCCAAGCAGCAAATCGACTGATTGAGAAG gtggaagatgaagcTGAAGTAGTTGAAGATGGACTCCAGATGCTTAGGCTGAAAAGAAGGCTTATTTTGACAAAGCAGCTTATGCAGCAACTGCTTCGCCCTCCTCCAGCAGCCCTTCTATCTGCAGATGCTAGCTCACACTATGAGAGTGTGGCTTACTTTGTTGCTAGATCAGCCTTAGGGGATGCATGCAGTGCAACCTTTTGCTCTGGAAGGGATACCCTTTTGCCTCTTGACAACAGAAACCT CCTGTCCGAGAAGCTTAGAACATCTGGGAGAATTGATGATCGATACTTCGCGAAGGTTGTGGAAGACTTTATTGGCGAAGTGAGGAAGCTGGAAAATGATCTGTTGAG ACTGGAGAATAAAGCCTCAATATTAGACTTGAGAGTGGAATGCCAGGATCTGGAGAAGTTTTCTGTCATCAATCGTTTTGCTAAATTCCATGGCCGGGGGCAAGTTGATGGTGCCGAGACCTCAGCGTCCTCCGATACAGCTACAAATGCCCAGAAACCCCAAAGATATGTTACTGCACTCCCAATGCCTAGGAATCTCCCAGACAGGGTACAATGTCTTTCACTTTGa